One Phocaeicola dorei genomic region harbors:
- a CDS encoding DUF4121 family protein, with protein sequence MIQTTNKYSKETFIRLNYWYDRIHGLVQEDIDKVNTMVEHIEKTRSSRYPRTGDNLFFVSGYGERSRLFFIDAVYGDNIILRDFSCVPFVSRDKEGIKCDMHGGECLLVKAGDVRFKAWTTSRFKHWGHYGACENGEVYYDAKIALWECGAPEQPESREWFKIHIRKNTRPGEDMYVGEISCKDEDGLKQFVNDHEGSIFAEEDSQEMVMLCFRHSDMRISPEEWEKMDCPVSMREIYGQMHEVKIVKDHKTHLTTFYY encoded by the coding sequence ATGATTCAGACAACAAACAAGTATAGCAAAGAAACTTTCATCCGCCTGAACTACTGGTATGATCGGATACACGGACTTGTACAGGAAGATATAGATAAAGTGAATACCATGGTGGAACACATCGAAAAGACACGCTCCAGCCGGTATCCACGAACAGGAGACAACCTGTTCTTTGTTTCCGGTTATGGTGAGCGTTCCCGGCTGTTCTTTATAGATGCCGTATATGGAGATAACATTATACTCCGGGATTTTTCCTGTGTTCCATTCGTGTCCCGTGACAAAGAGGGTATCAAATGCGATATGCATGGCGGTGAGTGTCTGTTGGTAAAGGCAGGCGATGTAAGGTTCAAGGCATGGACTACCAGCCGTTTCAAGCATTGGGGCCATTACGGAGCATGTGAAAACGGGGAGGTTTACTACGATGCGAAAATAGCCCTGTGGGAGTGTGGCGCACCTGAACAGCCGGAAAGCCGGGAATGGTTCAAAATCCATATTCGCAAAAACACCCGGCCGGGCGAGGATATGTACGTCGGAGAAATATCCTGCAAGGATGAGGATGGACTCAAACAGTTTGTCAACGACCATGAAGGTAGCATATTCGCAGAAGAGGATTCTCAGGAAATGGTCATGCTGTGTTTCAGGCATTCCGACATGAGGATTTCCCCGGAAGAATGGGAAAAGATGGATTGTCCGGTATCCATGCGTGAGATATACGGACAGATGCATGAAGTAAAGATTGTAAAAGACCATAAAACGCATCTGACCACATTCTACTATTAA
- a CDS encoding helix-turn-helix domain-containing protein — MTQFILTKESPEIIRFFRNISTLSKMLDDQEKSLRPVLNGERYITDSELAEKLKLTRRTLADYRMNGRLPYYKVGGKLLYKEKDILVLLEKNRVETFDHW; from the coding sequence ATGACTCAATTCATACTGACTAAAGAAAGCCCTGAGATTATACGTTTTTTTCGGAACATAAGCACCCTGTCCAAAATGCTGGATGATCAGGAAAAAAGCCTTCGTCCGGTCCTGAACGGAGAGCGTTACATTACCGACAGCGAGTTGGCGGAGAAATTGAAGCTGACACGAAGGACGCTGGCTGATTACAGAATGAACGGCAGGTTGCCCTATTACAAAGTAGGAGGCAAATTATTATATAAGGAAAAGGACATTCTTGTTCTGTTGGAAAAAAACAGGGTGGAAACATTTGATCATTGGTAA
- a CDS encoding helix-turn-helix domain-containing protein: MEFVCIEAKAFMEMNEALEAVEKKMRETCGGGICSMDDWIDNQEACMLMNVSPRKLLQLRRSRIIPYSHIDRKVYYRRQDIIRYLENSIHHVTPESL, translated from the coding sequence ATGGAGTTTGTATGTATCGAAGCTAAGGCATTCATGGAAATGAATGAGGCTTTGGAAGCCGTTGAAAAGAAAATGCGTGAAACATGCGGAGGAGGCATCTGTAGTATGGATGACTGGATTGATAACCAGGAAGCGTGTATGCTTATGAATGTCTCGCCCCGAAAGCTGTTGCAACTTCGGAGAAGCAGGATTATCCCTTACAGCCATATAGACCGCAAGGTATATTACAGGCGTCAGGATATTATACGTTATTTGGAAAACAGTATTCACCATGTAACCCCCGAATCCTTATGA
- a CDS encoding phosphoribosyltransferase, translating into MELIINATLLLAAIVLWIYGQYWRKKCGKVLCQYAAAYDEREDREKPLRQAIIAGNPHAPLLYALTCPELFDKVRPLRLFSFGSIRCVFAGYYFPKRFESWLCDDQLAFVQKVYDFKDGKDSCTEYFSQAFLLLSTDEDITAMFMPCSTSDRYYRRFSGIASFLETHGYVRSGLDLICITESRECKHASEKRSEINTANYMMSNDLYGKRVVIVDDLLTSGSSLMEYAHNLERAGAKVEGAVFLARTFQMSSPAKVKRLVWKRHLSVLIRRRSDDL; encoded by the coding sequence ATGGAACTGATAATCAATGCAACATTATTACTAGCGGCTATCGTTCTCTGGATATACGGACAATACTGGAGAAAAAAGTGCGGCAAGGTGCTATGCCAATATGCAGCAGCCTACGATGAGCGGGAAGACAGGGAGAAACCGCTACGTCAAGCCATCATAGCAGGAAATCCTCATGCACCGCTGCTATATGCGCTGACTTGTCCTGAGCTGTTTGATAAAGTCCGTCCGTTGCGATTGTTCTCATTCGGGAGCATTCGCTGCGTGTTTGCCGGCTATTATTTTCCCAAACGCTTTGAAAGTTGGCTTTGTGATGACCAGTTGGCATTCGTGCAAAAAGTATATGATTTCAAGGATGGAAAAGACAGCTGTACGGAATATTTTTCACAAGCATTCCTGCTTCTTTCCACTGATGAGGATATTACTGCCATGTTTATGCCGTGCAGCACATCAGACCGCTATTACAGACGTTTCTCAGGTATTGCCAGTTTTCTGGAAACGCATGGCTATGTCCGTTCAGGACTGGATTTAATATGCATTACGGAAAGCAGGGAGTGTAAACACGCCTCAGAAAAACGCTCTGAAATAAATACCGCCAACTATATGATGTCAAACGATCTGTACGGAAAGCGCGTGGTGATTGTCGATGATTTGCTGACCAGCGGATCCAGCCTGATGGAATACGCCCATAATCTGGAAAGGGCCGGTGCCAAAGTGGAAGGTGCTGTATTTCTTGCCCGTACCTTTCAGATGTCTTCGCCGGCAAAAGTAAAACGCCTGGTATGGAAACGCCATCTATCAGTCCTGATCCGGAGAAGGTCTGACGACCTGTAA
- a CDS encoding helix-turn-helix domain-containing protein, whose translation MMYIDNEVLEKMIMTIVEGFDRIEKKLDRMGRVKDCLNGDELLDNYDIAKLLNVSLRTVARYREKGLIRYYQTDDNGKNFYRSSEIQEFLQKRGKKR comes from the coding sequence ATGATGTATATAGACAATGAAGTGCTTGAAAAAATGATAATGACCATAGTGGAAGGTTTTGACCGTATAGAAAAGAAACTGGACAGGATGGGACGCGTGAAGGACTGCCTGAACGGAGACGAGCTTTTGGACAACTATGACATTGCCAAACTGCTAAACGTGTCATTGCGGACAGTCGCCCGTTACAGGGAAAAAGGGCTGATCCGTTATTACCAGACGGACGATAACGGGAAAAACTTCTACAGAAGCTCGGAAATACAGGAGTTTTTACAGAAACGTGGGAAAAAAAGATAA
- the tssD gene encoding type VI secretion system tube protein TssD, with the protein MAGYKTIMRTGSIYNTNSDGVPFFTDVFEVESMEYSFDRGISDNGKPSTPIIGGMVTVAFRGFPPQYLHKWILGSEERLNVQLEVLDLSETRIPEETLQLLNVACIAMKFSYEGFGKQGLVTTILTLQGEDVTLGSDSLFYEWQESRDKPQRTATIFNSTYNADKAIPIVVDPCIKAFMEIDGDRELNSYSLDSFSIEFMQRVNHKGEPAWEEKGGLFSISLNHPSNFLFNHWAMYKYKQQHSGYIIFRNPDGLSSAVLSIRFENAYCISYKKSVSTATDGILLEMIFTPEFLKFGNIDFNNGKWAEE; encoded by the coding sequence ATGGCTGGATACAAAACAATAATGAGAACAGGCAGCATTTATAATACAAATTCTGACGGTGTGCCTTTCTTCACGGATGTCTTTGAGGTGGAAAGCATGGAATACTCTTTCGACAGAGGGATCAGCGATAACGGAAAACCTTCCACTCCTATCATTGGCGGTATGGTTACCGTTGCATTCAGGGGATTTCCTCCCCAATATCTTCATAAATGGATTCTTGGAAGTGAAGAAAGGTTGAATGTGCAGCTGGAGGTCTTGGACCTTTCGGAAACAAGAATACCCGAAGAGACATTGCAATTACTAAATGTTGCCTGTATTGCAATGAAGTTTTCTTATGAAGGGTTTGGCAAACAAGGTCTTGTCACAACCATACTCACATTGCAAGGTGAAGATGTTACATTAGGCTCGGACTCTCTGTTTTATGAATGGCAGGAAAGTCGGGATAAACCGCAACGGACAGCAACCATATTCAACTCGACCTATAATGCAGACAAGGCAATTCCCATTGTTGTTGACCCATGTATCAAGGCATTTATGGAGATTGACGGGGACAGAGAACTGAATTCGTATAGTCTGGACTCTTTCTCCATAGAATTTATGCAACGTGTGAATCACAAAGGAGAACCCGCATGGGAAGAGAAAGGAGGATTGTTTTCCATATCACTGAACCATCCTTCAAATTTTCTGTTCAACCATTGGGCTATGTATAAATACAAGCAGCAACACTCCGGTTACATCATTTTCAGGAATCCTGACGGGCTGTCCAGTGCCGTTCTTTCCATTCGTTTTGAGAACGCATATTGTATAAGCTATAAAAAGTCCGTATCAACTGCAACCGATGGAATCCTTTTGGAAATGATTTTCACACCAGAGTTCCTGAAGTTCGGAAATATAGATTTCAATAATGGTAAATGGGCAGAAGAGTGA
- a CDS encoding PRTRC system ThiF family protein, translating into MKKIHYTDRYLLNPHHPVTVFIIGAGGTGSQVATNLARMSIALQALGHPGLHVTVFDPDTVTEANIGRQLFSESELGLNKAVALVTRINRFFGFSWEAKGQCYPSGTSDSVLANIIITCTDTTRSRTGLWRFLKKHRERSYDDEKSPIYWMDFGNAQTTGQVLIGNVKSKIPQPSSTEYLPIPKMNVITEEVPYSTIREKDSGPSCSLTEALQKQDLFINSMLAQIGCDVLWRMLREGRTFYRGAYLNLDTLRVNPIPV; encoded by the coding sequence ATGAAAAAGATTCATTATACAGACAGATACCTGCTCAATCCCCACCATCCCGTAACCGTTTTCATAATCGGTGCAGGCGGAACCGGATCGCAGGTGGCCACCAATCTGGCAAGGATGAGTATCGCATTGCAGGCACTCGGACATCCGGGCCTGCACGTGACGGTTTTTGACCCCGATACTGTCACGGAAGCGAACATCGGACGCCAGTTGTTCAGCGAATCCGAGCTCGGACTGAACAAGGCGGTGGCACTTGTAACCCGTATCAACCGCTTTTTCGGCTTTTCATGGGAGGCAAAAGGGCAATGCTATCCGTCAGGAACATCAGATTCCGTTTTGGCGAATATCATCATCACCTGCACGGACACCACCCGTTCACGGACCGGTCTGTGGCGTTTTTTGAAAAAGCATAGGGAACGTTCATACGATGACGAGAAATCACCGATATACTGGATGGATTTCGGCAATGCCCAGACCACCGGACAAGTACTGATAGGAAATGTCAAAAGCAAGATACCGCAGCCCTCCTCCACTGAATACCTGCCTATACCCAAGATGAACGTCATAACGGAGGAAGTTCCTTATTCCACCATCAGGGAGAAGGATTCGGGACCGAGCTGCTCGCTGACGGAGGCATTGCAAAAGCAGGATCTCTTCATCAATTCCATGTTGGCACAAATCGGATGCGACGTCCTGTGGCGCATGCTCAGGGAAGGAAGAACGTTCTACCGGGGAGCCTATCTCAATCTTGACACGTTACGGGTAAACCCCATCCCGGTATAG
- a CDS encoding prokaryotic E2 ligase family D protein codes for MNELTKKLQQVMVPKAALIAYEYSDGRYGHGTYYLELHPINDRGRMEAAVPVTYEFMDSLVEYYTDNRQDVPHGKIPANMLWCDTRKGHERYIWYNPPGKRQMFFSERLNIPDGTFHVPGVIYRVSGDRLEIFAYKGEAPAEDSPLFLAPFFNVTGSSVCLGNASLTPPENMTFSKLLEHWEKRFWLSEFSHLGGSRNPTESNLVSVTEKARTNPFDYNELKPMDRQLKDLLV; via the coding sequence ATGAATGAACTGACTAAGAAACTTCAACAGGTGATGGTTCCCAAAGCGGCACTGATTGCTTACGAATACAGTGATGGCCGCTATGGACACGGGACATATTATCTCGAACTGCATCCGATCAACGACAGAGGCCGGATGGAGGCTGCCGTCCCCGTTACGTATGAATTTATGGACTCCCTTGTGGAATACTATACGGATAACCGGCAGGATGTACCGCATGGGAAAATCCCCGCCAATATGCTGTGGTGCGATACACGCAAGGGACACGAGAGGTACATCTGGTACAATCCTCCGGGAAAACGGCAGATGTTCTTTTCCGAAAGGCTGAATATTCCGGACGGGACATTCCATGTACCCGGTGTCATTTACAGGGTTTCCGGTGACAGACTGGAAATTTTTGCCTATAAGGGAGAAGCACCGGCAGAAGACAGCCCGCTTTTCCTTGCCCCGTTTTTCAATGTAACGGGAAGCAGTGTCTGTCTGGGAAATGCCTCGTTGACTCCTCCGGAAAACATGACTTTCTCAAAACTCCTTGAGCATTGGGAAAAACGCTTCTGGCTCAGTGAATTTTCCCATTTGGGAGGAAGCAGGAATCCCACCGAAAGCAATCTGGTTTCGGTGACGGAAAAGGCACGGACCAATCCGTTTGACTATAACGAATTGAAACCTATGGACAGACAACTTAAAGACTTATTGGTATGA
- a CDS encoding PRTRC system protein C, with translation MALEIKGLQRVFKFKKDSMELVLDDPNSELSVNEVMDFYSMTYPELTTATVHGPEWEDDKAVYRFKTTIGVKG, from the coding sequence ATGGCACTTGAAATCAAAGGATTACAGAGAGTATTCAAATTTAAGAAGGACTCCATGGAGCTCGTGTTGGATGATCCGAACAGCGAACTGTCCGTAAACGAGGTGATGGACTTCTATTCCATGACCTACCCTGAACTGACCACGGCAACGGTACATGGTCCTGAGTGGGAGGACGACAAGGCGGTTTACCGCTTCAAGACAACCATCGGAGTGAAAGGGTAA
- a CDS encoding PRTRC system protein E: protein MFFQAINQMITTGTDLSINIRRVNDNLTVAVVPRRSGVKAGERIVPLILNGTPEELDAGFLQAVGAPVQKAQGILTNLESFEKQAEQAVSQSKTSKPTVEKESKEAREKREKMEKLLKKAEDATAGKHYSEALTWLRQAKVLAQPDKQTDIDKKMAEVQKKASEGSLFDMVQPPVTAPQPSLQQSAPQLMAAPTPQYRSGEQVPMFMPEQPAPAPQPVAQPQVQPVQYRQPAPQPVPQQAAPQPQDIQFHQPVQVPQPQLADNRWIQQPAPSQYATVQEAAMYNFDKDYEDDRELLREDPYAEYPDFPKECRMTDMAQMDMVYC, encoded by the coding sequence ATGTTTTTTCAAGCAATCAACCAAATGATTACGACAGGCACAGACCTGAGTATCAACATCAGACGGGTAAACGACAATCTGACGGTAGCCGTCGTTCCCAGACGGTCGGGAGTAAAGGCCGGCGAACGCATTGTCCCGCTCATCCTGAACGGTACGCCGGAAGAACTGGATGCAGGATTCCTGCAGGCTGTCGGTGCACCCGTACAGAAAGCGCAAGGTATCCTTACCAACCTGGAATCGTTCGAGAAGCAGGCAGAGCAGGCGGTTTCACAAAGCAAAACCTCCAAGCCTACGGTGGAAAAGGAGTCCAAGGAAGCCCGTGAAAAACGGGAAAAGATGGAAAAACTGCTGAAGAAAGCTGAGGATGCCACGGCAGGAAAGCATTATTCCGAAGCATTGACCTGGCTCAGGCAGGCTAAGGTACTGGCACAGCCGGACAAACAGACGGACATTGACAAAAAAATGGCGGAAGTGCAGAAGAAGGCATCCGAGGGAAGTCTGTTCGACATGGTACAGCCGCCGGTAACTGCTCCACAGCCATCCTTGCAGCAATCGGCTCCACAACTGATGGCAGCCCCGACGCCACAATACCGGAGCGGAGAGCAAGTTCCGATGTTCATGCCCGAACAGCCTGCCCCGGCTCCGCAACCCGTTGCACAGCCGCAAGTCCAGCCCGTACAATATAGGCAACCTGCACCGCAACCGGTTCCTCAGCAGGCTGCTCCACAACCGCAAGACATCCAGTTCCATCAACCGGTACAGGTGCCGCAACCGCAATTGGCGGACAATCGCTGGATACAACAACCGGCTCCGTCACAGTATGCAACGGTGCAGGAGGCTGCAATGTATAACTTCGACAAGGATTACGAGGATGACCGGGAGCTGCTCAGGGAGGACCCTTATGCGGAATATCCGGACTTTCCGAAGGAATGCCGCATGACGGATATGGCACAAATGGATATGGTATATTGTTAA
- a CDS encoding DNA topoisomerase, producing MIAIVTDKPNVGREIARVLGADRKENGYMSGNGYMVTWTYGNMLSLAMPKDTGTAWVERENFPLLPPPFLTVRHVKTDTGWNPDINAVLQLKVIAGVFDACDTIVAATDASREGEMLFRYLYRFLGCRKPCLRLWISSLTDEAIAKGMENLRPCSLFDNLFLAADSRNKADWLLGVNSSYAVCKAVGFGNNSLGRVQTPVLAAISGRYRERENHIPADSWPVFVSLCKNGKIIKMRHVEDFCNRRDALELYEDCKAAGYARITAVNSRTEEITAPALYNLTGLQKDANRYHNLTAIRVQEITQSLYEKKLISCPRTSSRLLPEDVYGMLPPVMEKLLSGKEFRQYAGMIDLAARKGVTGNQDTAEHHAIVITGIQPGELDREERLVYTLVVGRMLETFMPPCKVEYTTVEAVCAARKFRIRTYRILEAGWLGIFHRERLVAEDNDLCPVSPELFREEKLPVTGCSLIHRKSLPAAPYTDEELADYMDKTGLGTASTRTNIIRTLLERKYIRYSGKYIIPTPKGLLLYETVRGMKVADASLTSGWEAELARIERGELTQKEFLDGVLETVNEVTGEIFRKLSEDERPHGSI from the coding sequence ATGATAGCGATAGTGACTGACAAGCCCAATGTGGGCAGAGAGATAGCAAGGGTTTTGGGAGCTGACAGAAAAGAGAACGGATATATGAGCGGAAACGGATACATGGTAACATGGACATACGGCAACATGCTTTCCCTGGCGATGCCGAAAGATACCGGTACGGCATGGGTGGAGCGGGAGAACTTCCCCCTGCTGCCGCCTCCTTTTCTGACGGTACGGCATGTAAAGACGGACACGGGATGGAATCCCGACATCAATGCGGTGCTCCAGTTGAAGGTGATAGCCGGGGTGTTCGATGCGTGTGACACCATTGTTGCGGCAACCGACGCTTCCCGCGAGGGGGAAATGCTGTTCCGGTATCTTTATCGTTTTTTGGGATGCAGGAAACCTTGCCTCCGCCTGTGGATCTCCTCCTTGACGGACGAAGCCATTGCCAAAGGAATGGAAAACCTTCGTCCCTGCAGCCTGTTCGACAACTTGTTTTTGGCGGCAGACAGCCGCAACAAGGCCGACTGGCTTCTTGGAGTCAATTCGAGCTATGCCGTCTGCAAGGCGGTCGGTTTCGGGAACAACTCGCTTGGAAGGGTACAGACCCCTGTATTGGCAGCAATAAGCGGACGGTACAGGGAAAGGGAAAATCACATTCCTGCAGACAGCTGGCCCGTATTCGTCAGCCTCTGCAAGAACGGGAAGATAATAAAGATGCGGCATGTGGAAGATTTCTGCAACCGCCGGGATGCCCTGGAACTTTACGAGGACTGCAAGGCGGCAGGATATGCCCGTATCACGGCGGTCAACAGCCGGACTGAGGAAATCACCGCACCTGCCCTTTATAACCTGACCGGGCTTCAGAAGGATGCGAACCGTTACCATAACCTGACAGCCATACGGGTGCAGGAAATTACCCAAAGCCTGTATGAGAAAAAACTGATCTCCTGCCCGCGCACTTCCAGCCGTCTGCTGCCCGAAGATGTGTATGGCATGTTGCCTCCGGTTATGGAAAAGCTGCTGTCCGGCAAGGAATTCCGTCAATATGCCGGTATGATCGACCTTGCTGCAAGGAAAGGCGTAACCGGAAATCAGGACACGGCGGAGCATCATGCCATTGTCATCACCGGCATACAGCCGGGGGAACTGGACAGGGAGGAAAGGCTGGTTTACACCCTTGTTGTCGGCAGGATGCTTGAAACGTTCATGCCGCCCTGCAAGGTGGAATATACGACAGTTGAAGCGGTCTGTGCCGCACGCAAGTTCCGAATCCGTACATACCGCATTTTGGAAGCGGGGTGGCTCGGTATCTTTCATAGGGAACGGCTTGTCGCGGAAGACAACGACCTCTGTCCCGTATCCCCTGAACTTTTTCGGGAGGAGAAGCTGCCGGTAACGGGATGCAGCCTTATACACAGGAAATCGCTGCCCGCTGCCCCTTATACGGATGAGGAACTGGCGGACTATATGGACAAGACCGGTCTGGGAACCGCATCCACGCGCACGAATATCATCCGTACGCTTCTGGAGCGTAAATATATCCGGTATTCGGGCAAATACATTATCCCGACCCCAAAAGGTCTTCTTTTATATGAAACGGTACGCGGAATGAAAGTGGCTGACGCCTCCCTCACCTCCGGCTGGGAAGCGGAGCTGGCACGGATTGAACGGGGAGAACTCACACAGAAAGAATTTCTGGATGGCGTATTGGAAACGGTAAATGAGGTTACCGGTGAGATTTTCCGGAAACTTTCGGAAGATGAACGGCCGCATGGTTCCATATAG
- a CDS encoding DUF4099 domain-containing protein — MNTDQNTRHIYKTEDIDWDGLKAAGISKKQLEAEGNMELLLQGKETGIVPLKLHISVLSLTMDATLKLVPDGNGRPVMEINGLRQKEEAAV; from the coding sequence ATGAATACGGATCAGAATACCCGTCATATTTATAAGACGGAAGATATCGACTGGGACGGTCTGAAGGCCGCAGGTATCAGTAAGAAACAACTGGAAGCGGAAGGCAACATGGAACTGTTGCTGCAAGGAAAGGAAACGGGCATCGTTCCGCTGAAACTCCATATTTCGGTCCTCAGCCTGACAATGGATGCCACGCTGAAGCTGGTACCCGACGGCAACGGCAGGCCGGTTATGGAAATAAACGGTCTCCGTCAGAAGGAGGAGGCGGCAGTTTGA
- a CDS encoding DUF3945 domain-containing protein, with the protein MAQEKTPNEKPKRTRKPKAGSDALPVEQITELMLVHNKNDPKFGVQAVSEIDKDGKAKTVPADEKNENSFLKFDKNSSILENFIKNFWSQLKEPTHFRLLRMTYHDYKVNKQAIRDLSEGKQTDAVKEFLKRYEIRPRENKKEQSVNQKETTAMADKETQPQEPLQQSEVQQAAQQQQQPQAQQAAQESQGPRYRYNENMVNWEELEKVGISKASLEQQGLLDSMLKGYKTNKLVPLTIHLSGLLTAKLDARLSLIPQQDGQVGLAIHGIRKEPQLERPYFGFNFNEEDKKNLRETGNMGRVAELNLRGSEYTPCLISIDKSTNELVAVRQEHVYIPQEVSGVKLTAEEIRLLKEGQPVKVEGMTSKAGKEFDATLQYSAERRGLEFIFPKNQIFNERSIGGVPLSPTQIKMLSEGHTILVEDMKFRNRNDTFSSFVTIDKVTGRPNYTRHNPETGEIYIPKEICNVQLTAEDRETLRKGQPVYLENMIGRNGEEFSSFVKLDMNTGRTMYSRTPNGFNEQQAPRIPAEVYGHVFTAQEKANLQDGKTLLVEGLKNNGQTFSSYLKVNPYSGQLQYFQENPDIRRDTSRRAAQTETAQGQQQEQKKGASQAV; encoded by the coding sequence ATGGCACAAGAAAAGACCCCGAACGAAAAGCCCAAACGGACCCGGAAACCGAAGGCCGGAAGTGATGCTCTTCCGGTGGAACAGATTACGGAATTGATGCTGGTTCATAACAAGAACGATCCGAAATTCGGTGTACAGGCTGTCAGTGAAATTGACAAGGACGGAAAAGCGAAGACGGTTCCGGCGGACGAGAAGAATGAAAATTCATTCCTGAAATTCGACAAGAATTCGAGTATTCTCGAAAACTTCATCAAGAATTTTTGGAGCCAGCTCAAGGAACCTACCCATTTCCGCCTGCTCCGCATGACCTACCACGACTACAAGGTGAACAAGCAGGCCATCAGGGATTTGTCGGAGGGAAAGCAGACGGATGCGGTGAAAGAGTTCCTCAAACGCTACGAAATCCGTCCGAGAGAAAACAAGAAGGAACAAAGTGTAAACCAAAAAGAAACAACAGCTATGGCAGACAAAGAGACACAACCGCAGGAACCCCTGCAACAGAGCGAAGTACAGCAGGCGGCACAGCAACAGCAGCAGCCCCAGGCTCAACAGGCAGCGCAGGAGTCGCAAGGACCGCGTTACCGGTATAATGAGAACATGGTCAACTGGGAGGAGTTGGAAAAGGTCGGAATCTCAAAGGCTTCGCTGGAACAGCAGGGACTCCTTGATTCCATGCTGAAGGGCTACAAGACCAACAAACTGGTGCCCCTGACCATCCATCTTTCCGGTTTGCTGACAGCCAAACTGGATGCAAGGCTCTCACTCATCCCGCAACAGGACGGACAGGTAGGACTGGCCATTCACGGCATACGCAAGGAACCGCAGTTGGAACGTCCTTATTTCGGGTTTAACTTTAACGAGGAGGACAAGAAGAACCTGCGTGAGACCGGCAACATGGGGCGTGTGGCGGAACTCAATCTGCGCGGCAGTGAATATACCCCCTGTCTGATTTCCATCGACAAGAGCACCAACGAGCTGGTTGCCGTCCGTCAGGAGCACGTTTACATCCCGCAGGAAGTGAGCGGGGTCAAACTTACCGCAGAGGAAATCAGGCTGCTGAAGGAGGGACAGCCTGTCAAAGTGGAGGGCATGACTTCCAAAGCGGGCAAGGAATTCGATGCCACGCTCCAGTACAGTGCCGAGCGCAGGGGACTGGAATTCATCTTTCCGAAAAACCAGATTTTCAACGAACGTTCCATCGGAGGCGTGCCTCTCTCGCCCACCCAGATAAAAATGCTCAGCGAAGGACATACCATCCTGGTGGAAGACATGAAGTTCAGGAACAGGAATGACACCTTCTCGTCCTTTGTAACGATAGACAAGGTAACGGGGCGCCCGAACTACACGCGGCACAATCCGGAAACCGGAGAGATTTATATTCCAAAGGAAATCTGCAACGTGCAGCTGACTGCCGAAGACAGGGAAACCCTGCGCAAGGGACAGCCGGTCTATCTGGAAAACATGATCGGGCGCAACGGGGAGGAATTCTCCTCGTTCGTCAAGCTGGATATGAATACCGGCAGGACGATGTATTCACGCACGCCGAACGGATTCAACGAGCAGCAGGCACCGCGTATTCCGGCGGAGGTTTACGGGCACGTGTTCACGGCACAGGAAAAAGCGAACCTCCAGGATGGCAAGACTTTGCTTGTCGAAGGGCTGAAAAACAACGGGCAGACCTTCAGTTCCTACCTGAAAGTCAATCCCTATTCCGGGCAGTTGCAGTATTTTCAGGAAAATCCGGACATCCGCAGGGACACTTCCCGCCGTGCCGCACAGACGGAAACCGCACAGGGACAGCAGCAGGAGCAGAAGAAGGGTGCATCGCAGGCGGTATAG